The Streptomyces sp. HSG2 genome has a segment encoding these proteins:
- a CDS encoding carboxylesterase family protein, producing MTTNRLAGHVVGTTAGAVRGRWEDGLAVFRGIPYADPPLGAHRFAAPRPPSAWDGVREADAFGPPAPQEPALPGAVPPAHASGDAWLTVNVWTPDPDPLARRPVMVWIHGGSYRSGHSGSPGHDGRHLARDGDVVVVSLNYRLGVEGFARIDGAPANRGLLDQVAALEWVRDNIAGFGGDPDRVTVFGESSGAGCVASLTAMPSAAGLFHRAVAQSMPGTFLSDELARDVARALAAEAGLSPTAASLATTDPRALPAAGQALSARMPRHAARWGRLAPTRVPYAPVVDGEVLPTTPWRALAAGAGRGPDLLVGHNRDEFRLFGALSGAGEVGPVKAARTLRLYAPRIDGPAAYRSAYPDATPADLFERVQNDWLFVVPALRLAEAALAGGGRAHVYELTLPAPADPALGSPHALDVPLLFGTFHADLGVLFFAGRDPSPAITELSTLMRRAWGSFAATGDPGWPAYDTERRTVRVLDTPPRVAGHPEETTMRLWRGTEIEPLPLLD from the coding sequence ATGACGACGAATCGACTCGCGGGACACGTGGTGGGCACCACCGCCGGCGCGGTGCGCGGGCGGTGGGAGGACGGCCTCGCCGTCTTCCGCGGCATACCGTACGCGGACCCACCCCTCGGCGCGCACCGCTTCGCGGCACCCCGTCCCCCCTCGGCGTGGGACGGGGTCCGCGAAGCCGATGCCTTCGGGCCCCCCGCGCCGCAGGAGCCCGCGCTGCCGGGCGCGGTGCCCCCGGCCCACGCCTCCGGCGACGCGTGGCTCACCGTCAACGTCTGGACCCCGGACCCCGACCCCCTCGCCCGCCGCCCCGTGATGGTCTGGATCCACGGCGGTTCCTACCGGTCGGGCCACTCCGGCAGCCCCGGCCACGACGGCCGCCACCTCGCCCGGGACGGCGACGTCGTGGTCGTCTCCCTCAACTACCGCCTCGGCGTGGAAGGATTCGCCCGGATCGACGGTGCGCCCGCCAACCGCGGTCTGCTCGACCAGGTGGCCGCGCTGGAGTGGGTCAGGGACAACATCGCCGGCTTCGGCGGCGACCCCGACCGGGTCACCGTGTTCGGCGAGTCGTCGGGGGCCGGGTGCGTGGCGTCCCTGACCGCCATGCCGAGCGCGGCCGGACTGTTCCACCGGGCCGTGGCGCAGAGCATGCCCGGGACCTTCCTCTCCGACGAACTGGCCCGCGACGTGGCGCGCGCCCTCGCCGCCGAGGCGGGCCTGAGCCCCACCGCCGCCTCCCTCGCCACCACCGACCCACGCGCCCTGCCCGCGGCCGGCCAGGCCCTGTCCGCCCGGATGCCCCGGCACGCCGCCCGCTGGGGACGCCTCGCCCCCACCCGCGTTCCCTACGCGCCCGTCGTCGACGGCGAGGTCCTGCCGACCACCCCCTGGCGGGCGCTGGCCGCCGGCGCCGGGCGGGGCCCCGATCTCCTCGTCGGGCACAACCGCGACGAGTTCCGGCTGTTCGGCGCGCTGTCCGGGGCCGGCGAGGTCGGCCCCGTGAAGGCCGCCCGCACCCTGCGCCTCTACGCCCCCCGGATCGACGGCCCCGCCGCCTACCGCTCGGCCTACCCCGACGCCACCCCGGCCGACCTGTTCGAGCGCGTCCAGAACGACTGGCTGTTCGTCGTGCCCGCCCTCCGCCTGGCCGAGGCCGCCCTCGCCGGCGGCGGGCGCGCCCACGTCTACGAACTGACCCTCCCCGCCCCGGCGGACCCCGCCCTGGGCTCCCCCCACGCGTTGGACGTGCCCCTGCTCTTCGGCACCTTCCACGCCGACCTGGGCGTGCTCTTCTTCGCCGGCCGGGACCCGAGCCCCGCGATCACGGAACTCTCCACCCTGATGCGACGCGCGTGGGGGTCGTTCGCGGCGACGGGCGACCCCGGCTGGCCGGCGTACGACACCGAGCGGCGTACCGTGCGGGTGCTCGACACCCCGCCGCGGGTCGCCGGCCACCCCGAGGAGACCACCATGCGTCTTTGGCGGGGCACGGAGATCGAACCCCTGCCCCTCCTCGACTGA
- a CDS encoding PTS transporter subunit EIIC: protein MHQDPRSAAAALLPLVGGPANVVSVAHCVTRLRLTLLDRSRVRDADLRALPGVLGVVEDGDTYQVVLGPGVVGPVTRAFEGLLGEEATPDPLGESAAPGPPGTAERLAARGAEMRAARGRRNRTPLKRALRRVADIFVPLIPALIGCGILAGVAGLLRNLGWLPGLTPALTALSSAFMALIAVFVGHNTAKEFGGTPILGGAVAAVVVYPGVAEVTALGTPLSPGQGGVLGALAAALLGVSVEKACRSRLPGTLDVLLTPTLTVLVSGLLTLYVLMAAAGAVASAIGTAAGWLLSTAGAPAGLLLGGLFLPLVMLGLHQALIPLHTTLIDQQGHTVLLPVLAMAGAGQVGAAAAVYVRLRHDASLRATIRSALPAGLLGVGEPLIYGVSLPLGRPFLTACVGGAAGGAFVGWFAMLGTEVGATAIGPSGWALFPLLAGASGPWVTLGVYVGGLLTGYAVGFAATYFFGLGGVGAVCDSEPHEPRAADRPGPRSASPR from the coding sequence GTGCACCAGGACCCGCGCTCCGCCGCAGCCGCGCTGCTCCCCCTCGTGGGCGGCCCCGCCAACGTCGTCTCCGTCGCCCACTGCGTCACCCGTCTGCGGCTGACGCTCCTCGACCGCTCCCGGGTCCGCGACGCCGACCTGCGCGCCCTGCCGGGCGTGCTGGGCGTCGTCGAGGACGGCGACACCTACCAGGTCGTACTGGGGCCCGGGGTGGTGGGCCCGGTGACGCGGGCCTTCGAGGGGTTGCTCGGGGAGGAGGCCACCCCCGACCCGCTCGGAGAGTCGGCCGCACCCGGGCCCCCCGGCACCGCGGAGCGGCTGGCCGCGCGGGGGGCCGAGATGCGGGCGGCACGGGGCCGTCGCAACCGCACACCTCTCAAGCGCGCCCTTCGCCGCGTCGCCGACATCTTCGTCCCCCTCATCCCGGCCCTCATCGGCTGCGGCATCCTCGCCGGGGTGGCGGGACTGCTGCGCAACCTCGGGTGGCTGCCCGGCCTCACCCCGGCGCTGACGGCGCTCTCCTCGGCGTTCATGGCGCTGATCGCGGTGTTCGTGGGCCACAACACGGCCAAGGAGTTCGGCGGCACGCCGATCCTGGGCGGCGCGGTCGCCGCCGTCGTCGTCTACCCCGGCGTGGCGGAGGTGACCGCCCTCGGAACCCCGCTCTCCCCCGGACAGGGCGGCGTCCTCGGCGCGCTGGCCGCCGCCCTGCTCGGCGTGTCCGTGGAGAAGGCGTGCCGGTCCCGGCTCCCCGGAACCCTGGACGTCCTGCTCACCCCCACGCTGACCGTGCTGGTCTCCGGACTCCTCACGCTCTACGTCCTCATGGCGGCGGCGGGCGCGGTGGCCTCGGCGATCGGCACGGCCGCCGGCTGGCTGCTGTCGACGGCGGGCGCGCCGGCCGGTCTGCTGCTCGGCGGACTCTTCCTGCCCCTGGTGATGCTCGGTCTCCACCAGGCCCTCATCCCGCTCCACACCACCCTCATCGACCAGCAGGGGCACACCGTTCTACTGCCGGTGCTGGCGATGGCGGGCGCGGGTCAGGTCGGCGCCGCCGCCGCGGTGTACGTCCGGCTGCGTCACGACGCCTCGCTGCGCGCCACGATCCGTTCGGCGCTCCCCGCCGGCCTGCTGGGGGTGGGCGAACCGCTGATCTACGGCGTGTCGCTGCCTCTGGGGCGTCCCTTCCTCACCGCGTGCGTGGGCGGGGCGGCGGGCGGCGCCTTCGTCGGGTGGTTCGCGATGCTGGGCACCGAGGTCGGCGCCACCGCCATCGGCCCCTCCGGGTGGGCGCTGTTCCCGCTTCTGGCCGGCGCCTCGGGCCCCTGGGTGACGCTCGGCGTCTACGTCGGCGGCCTCCTGACCGGGTACGCGGTGGGCTTCGCGGCGACGTACTTCTTCGGCCTCGGCGGTGTCGGCGCCGTGTGCGATTCTGAGCCCCATGAACCACGCGCAGCTGACCGCCCTGGGCCGCGCTCTGCGTCTCCTCGGTGA
- the groL gene encoding chaperonin GroEL (60 kDa chaperone family; promotes refolding of misfolded polypeptides especially under stressful conditions; forms two stacked rings of heptamers to form a barrel-shaped 14mer; ends can be capped by GroES; misfolded proteins enter the barrel where they are refolded when GroES binds), producing the protein MAKIIAFDEEARRGLERGMNQLADAVKVTLGPKGRNVVLEKKWGAPTITNDGVSIAKEIELEDPYEKIGAELVKEVAKKTDDVAGDGTTTATVLAQALVKEGLRNVAAGANPMALKRGIEKAVEAVSAALLEQAKDVETKEQIASTASISAADVQIGELIAEAMDKVGKEGVITVEESQTFGLELELTEGMRFDKGYISAYFATDMERMEAVLDDPYILIANSKISNVKDLLPLLEKVMQSGKPLLIIAEDVEGEALSTLVVNKIRGTFKSVAVKAPGFGDRRKAMLGDIAILTGGEVISEEVGLKLENATLDLLGRARKVVITKDETTIVDGSGSTDQVNGRVNQIRAEIENSDSDYDREKLQERLAKLAGGVAVIKAGAATEVELKERKHRIEDAVRNAKAAVEEGIVAGGGVALLQASQVFEKLELDGDEATGANAVKLALEAPLKQIAVNGGLEGGVVVEKVRNLQVGHGLNAASGEYVDMIAEGIIDPAKVTRSALQNAASIAALFLTTEAVIADKPEKAAPAGAPGGMPGGDMDF; encoded by the coding sequence ATGGCCAAGATCATCGCGTTCGACGAGGAGGCGCGGCGCGGCCTCGAGCGCGGCATGAACCAGCTCGCGGACGCCGTCAAGGTGACCCTCGGCCCCAAGGGCCGCAACGTCGTCCTCGAGAAGAAGTGGGGCGCCCCCACGATCACCAACGACGGCGTCTCCATCGCCAAGGAGATCGAGCTCGAGGACCCGTACGAGAAGATCGGCGCCGAGCTGGTCAAGGAGGTCGCCAAGAAGACGGACGACGTCGCGGGCGACGGTACGACCACCGCCACCGTGCTCGCCCAGGCCCTGGTCAAGGAAGGCCTGCGCAACGTCGCCGCCGGCGCCAACCCGATGGCCCTCAAGCGCGGCATCGAGAAGGCCGTCGAGGCCGTCTCCGCCGCCCTGCTGGAGCAGGCGAAGGACGTCGAGACCAAGGAGCAGATCGCCTCCACGGCCTCCATCTCCGCCGCCGACGTCCAGATCGGCGAGCTGATCGCCGAGGCCATGGACAAGGTCGGCAAGGAAGGCGTCATCACCGTCGAGGAGTCCCAGACCTTCGGTCTGGAGCTGGAGCTCACCGAGGGTATGCGCTTCGACAAGGGCTACATCTCGGCGTACTTCGCCACCGACATGGAGCGTATGGAGGCCGTCCTCGACGACCCGTACATCCTGATCGCCAACTCCAAGATCTCCAACGTCAAGGACCTGCTCCCGCTCCTGGAGAAGGTCATGCAGTCGGGCAAGCCGCTGCTGATCATCGCCGAGGACGTCGAGGGCGAGGCCCTGTCGACCCTGGTCGTCAACAAGATCCGCGGCACCTTCAAGTCGGTCGCCGTCAAGGCCCCCGGCTTCGGCGACCGCCGCAAGGCCATGCTCGGCGACATCGCCATCCTCACGGGCGGCGAGGTCATCTCCGAGGAGGTCGGCCTCAAGCTGGAGAACGCGACCCTGGACCTCCTGGGCCGCGCCCGCAAGGTCGTCATCACCAAGGACGAGACGACCATCGTCGACGGCTCCGGCTCGACCGACCAGGTCAACGGTCGCGTCAACCAGATCCGCGCCGAGATCGAGAACAGCGACTCGGACTACGACCGCGAGAAGCTGCAGGAGCGCCTGGCGAAGCTCGCCGGCGGCGTGGCCGTCATCAAGGCCGGTGCCGCCACCGAGGTCGAGCTGAAGGAGCGCAAGCACCGCATCGAGGACGCCGTCCGCAACGCCAAGGCGGCCGTCGAGGAGGGCATCGTCGCCGGTGGTGGCGTGGCCCTGCTCCAGGCCTCCCAGGTCTTCGAGAAGCTGGAGCTCGACGGTGACGAGGCGACCGGCGCCAACGCCGTGAAGCTCGCGCTGGAGGCCCCCCTCAAGCAGATCGCCGTCAACGGTGGTCTGGAGGGCGGCGTCGTCGTGGAGAAGGTGCGCAACCTCCAGGTCGGTCACGGCCTGAACGCCGCGTCGGGCGAGTACGTCGACATGATCGCCGAAGGCATCATCGACCCCGCCAAGGTGACCCGTTCCGCGCTGCAGAACGCCGCGTCGATCGCCGCGCTGTTCCTCACCACCGAGGCCGTCATCGCCGACAAGCCCGAGAAGGCCGCTCCGGCCGGCGCCCCGGGCGGCATGCCGGGCGGTGACATGGACTTCTGA
- a CDS encoding NADH:flavin oxidoreductase, whose translation MTVTAVGAAEAASRVARILARPLALNGLTVPNRVVMAPMTRMFSPGGVPGEDVLSYYARRAAAGVGLIVTEGTYIGHESAGQSDRVPRFHGEEQLAGWSRVAEAVHAAGGTIMPQLWHIGMVRRPGDPPVAEAPAIGPSGIALGADEPTGRAMTQRDIDDVIGAYAEAAAAAQRVGFDGVEIHGAHGYLVDQFLWSGTNRRTDAYGGDPVARTRFAAEIVTAVRERVSPDFPVVFRYSQWKQEAYDARLASTPQDLEAILAPLAEAGVDAFHASTRRYWLPEFDGSDLNLAGWTKKLTGRPTITVGSVGLDGDFIKAFQGQGAELGSLDNLLDRMERDEFDLVAVGRALLQDPLWAEKVLAGRFDDLAPYSAEAIKSLS comes from the coding sequence GTGACCGTCACCGCAGTCGGAGCCGCCGAGGCGGCCTCGCGCGTGGCGCGGATACTCGCCCGCCCCCTCGCCCTCAACGGACTCACCGTCCCCAACCGCGTCGTGATGGCGCCGATGACCCGGATGTTCTCGCCGGGCGGCGTCCCCGGCGAGGACGTCCTGTCCTACTACGCGCGCCGCGCCGCCGCGGGCGTCGGACTCATCGTCACCGAGGGGACCTACATCGGCCACGAATCGGCAGGACAGAGCGACCGGGTGCCCCGGTTCCACGGCGAGGAGCAACTCGCGGGATGGTCCAGGGTCGCCGAGGCCGTCCACGCCGCGGGCGGCACGATCATGCCGCAGTTGTGGCACATCGGCATGGTCCGCCGGCCGGGCGACCCGCCCGTCGCCGAGGCCCCCGCGATCGGCCCCTCCGGGATCGCCCTCGGAGCCGACGAACCCACCGGTCGGGCGATGACCCAGCGGGACATCGACGACGTCATCGGCGCCTACGCCGAGGCCGCCGCCGCCGCGCAGCGCGTCGGCTTCGACGGCGTGGAGATCCACGGAGCCCACGGCTACCTCGTCGACCAGTTCCTCTGGTCGGGCACCAACCGCCGCACGGACGCCTACGGCGGCGACCCGGTGGCCCGGACCCGGTTCGCCGCGGAGATCGTCACCGCGGTCCGCGAGCGCGTCTCGCCGGACTTCCCCGTCGTCTTCCGCTATTCACAGTGGAAGCAGGAGGCCTACGACGCCCGCCTCGCGTCGACCCCACAGGACCTGGAGGCGATCCTCGCCCCCCTCGCCGAGGCCGGCGTCGACGCCTTCCACGCCTCCACCCGCCGCTACTGGCTCCCGGAGTTCGACGGATCGGACCTCAACCTGGCCGGGTGGACGAAGAAGCTGACCGGCAGGCCGACCATCACCGTCGGATCGGTCGGCCTCGACGGCGACTTCATCAAGGCCTTCCAGGGGCAGGGCGCCGAACTGGGCAGCCTCGACAACCTCCTGGACCGCATGGAGCGCGACGAATTCGACCTCGTCGCCGTCGGCCGCGCCCTGCTCCAGGACCCGCTGTGGGCCGAGAAGGTCCTCGCCGGCCGCTTCGACGACCTCGCTCCCTACTCGGCCGAGGCCATCAAGTCCCTCAGCTGA
- a CDS encoding cold-shock protein, with translation MAQGTVKWFNAEKGYGFIAVDGGADVFVHYSAIQMDGYRTLEEGQRVEFEISQGQKGPQADMVRVTA, from the coding sequence CAAGTGGTTCAACGCGGAGAAGGGGTACGGCTTCATCGCGGTCGACGGTGGTGCGGACGTATTCGTCCACTACAGCGCGATCCAGATGGACGGATACCGCACCCTGGAAGAGGGTCAGCGGGTGGAGTTCGAGATCTCGCAGGGCCAGAAGGGGCCGCAGGCCGACATGGTTCGCGTCACCGCCTGA